The window AGAATGCTGCCAGTTCGCGATCGCGCACATTCTCTCCCAACAACCCCAAACGCTCGTGGGATCGCGCTTCAATCAATCCTGAAATTAGTAGCGAGTCGAGAAGTCGTCCCGGTTCGTTGCGGCGAACTTGCGCCTTTAATCCCGCCGCGTAAGGCGGTGCGGGAAGGGGTGCGAGGGGGATGTTGCGTCGTTCGAGAATGTTATTCACCTGTTGAAAATGTTCCAGTTCTTCTCGCGCGATCGCGGTAAGTTGGTAAACCAGTTGTGTATTCGAGGGATAGCGGCACATTAAGTTTAACGCCACGCCTGCCGCTTTGCGCTCGCAATGGGAGTGATCCAACAAAATCGTATCCAAGTTCGCGATCGCTTGTTCGATCCAAGCGGGGGATGTGGGGGTTTGTAAATACTTAACCGTTGCTACAGCCATATCAGATTCTTTTAATTGCCCATTGTAAAACCTTCTCCGCGTCAATCTTAGCGATGGCGATTCAGCCGGATGTCATATCATTTGGTTTCTAAGAGAACTCCGTGCTATCAAGGAATGGGAGACTTATAGCAGTCGCCAGAACAGTTAGGACAAAGTGCCATAGCACCAGACCTTGACCCTTCAAGCCTTTCCCTTCTGCCATCCGCCATCTGCCTCCTGCCTTTTGCTATAATTTCGATTCTAGGGGATCGCCGATGCAGCCCGATAACGCTTATACCCTTATTTCTCATCTTAGAACCGCATTGGGCGCGATCGAACTCGACAAGACCTCTCAACTGTATCGCGATGGAACTGCGGTTTGCGACTATTTCGAGCATCCCGTTTTTCGGATTGCGGTTTTTGCTCCTTTTAATTATGGCAAGTCAACGCTGCTCAACGCCTTACTGGGAAAACGGACGCTTCCCATCGATCTCGTCCCCACAACCGGTGCGGCGATTTCCGTGCGCTATGGGGAGGAAGTTCGCTCGCAGATTACCCTCACCGACGGGACAACAATCGATCGCGCGGGAACAAAAATTTTACAAGATTACGCCATTCTCGACGACGAACGACGAATGCGCGACGACGTGGAATTGGTTGTGGTGGATTGCAAC of the Lusitaniella coriacea LEGE 07157 genome contains:
- the miaE gene encoding tRNA-(ms[2]io[6]A)-hydroxylase, which encodes MAVATVKYLQTPTSPAWIEQAIANLDTILLDHSHCERKAAGVALNLMCRYPSNTQLVYQLTAIAREELEHFQQVNNILERRNIPLAPLPAPPYAAGLKAQVRRNEPGRLLDSLLISGLIEARSHERLGLLGENVRDRELAAFYRSLMASEARHYGTYWVLATTYFPREEVTERLEELATVESELLATLHPQPRIHA